The stretch of DNA GACCTCGAAATTCAACGCAGTGTATAATAGTTGCTAGGCCGCCTGCAGAACATCCAGAAAGAAGAGCCTGATGCAAAATTAGttgtatttaaaattagaagaaagattattaaaatagaattataaaaTGTGTCTATAAGTATAATCTGGTTAGCAAAACGCATTCCCTTTGACATCAAATCTTCCATTGCAGCTGCCCAAATACGTTGTCCTCTGAATTGATGTTCTGCAATCTATCTCACCAGAAAATAGTAAACTATCCTTGCATCATATGAATGTAAGTCATCTATCTCAATAGTGCTACTCACTCATTCACTTTTCAgttataaaattgtgtttctAAAACTAATTTTTGCAATGCGAAATTGATAAAATCATAAGGAGAGAGTTGGCAAAGttcaagaaaacaaattataaagtgaaacaaaagaaaaataagatcTTGCTCAAATTCAATAAGATATACTCaatctttaattaaataacatttcaagatataaaattGTACCTGATCTTCACCATCCCCAGTAAATGAGCCACCATCATAATAACGAAGCTTTACTCTATTCCAATTGAAAATATTTGCAAACAATAACATGAGCGGAATACCCAATacctataacatttttttttatttaaaaaaaaaacagaatatGAATATGATAAATGAATTGAATGAAAACCTAGATTTCATTCAGCTTTATTGCTCAGTATACAAATAAAGCAATACCTTATCACAAATAATTATTGTCTCAGCACCAAATAATTTAACGAAATCATGGCATCTATACATGATATCAAACATTAGTAAAGAAACAATACAAAAATCAAGTTCAGATATATGTCACAAACTATAGCATAAAAAATGTGTCGTTAACGACATGAAAATAATACGATCATTTAACATAAGTCCCTGCACAATAATCATTAGTGGGAATTTGGAAAGAAAACTTGCAGGCTCAAGTTGCATTCCTTGAAACTTAAAACTGTTGTGAAAGAAAACTTACTTCGCCTTTATATTTGTGAGCTCGGAGGAAATTAAGCAAAATGGCTCCAAAGAATCTTTCTTTCGAAACATAATTGAAGAAAGGTGGCGATTGAGAAACTGGACATCATTGCCAGTGGACGATGATCGGTTTGGTCGAGGAAACGAGGCATTGAATGGCTCAAAATAAAGCTCTAATACAAAATGGTCATTAACCTTGTAGtgtaaaaataaaaccaaaccagtcaccaaaacagGCATGAAGTTACTCTTACATCACATGGTATATGAGTTTATTGCTTATTGAAAAATCTAAGTAAAGAGTTTCTCATGTTCCATCTACAAGTTTTCTTCGAAGCGGAGATATTCAGAAACACTTAATTGCTCCACACTCAGTTCAAAAACGTTAACACAGACGTATTCCAAATACCAGGCCATGGACGAACTGCCATTGCCACAAAAGGAGGTAAAACTATGGCTTTCTGTCACGAAAAAAAAGCTACACATTTTATTACAAGATTTAAAGCCGTTGAATCCATAGTTATCTTCATTTGTTGACTTTTTCTAGTACTCCCTTCTTTCAAATTCTCATTACACTCAACTTTATCTAATgctttaattatagttttaagtAGGCCACGACATAAATTTTACAGGTGCAAAAAGGATAATGTAATCAACCGGTAAATCTGTAAATGCATAAACCAAATGCAGCATCTTTCTactctcaattttaaaatcaaaaagaaaaaaaaaaaacttgactTCATTAAGAATAAAGCTCAACTTCAAACGATCCAGCTAATTATTATACAATTCAAGAAATCACACCTGATATTCAAGAAATGGTTTCACACACTTTGGTTCGCAAGAGTATTCGAGATATCTCTTCTGGTCCACAAGTTCCTCGCCAAccctaaattaataataaaatccaATGATAAATTATAAGCAATAAATAGTTAAGAACAAAACCATAtacaattttaaagaaaatacaaCAAATATATGACGATTTAGATCACAAATACTCAGATGACAAATaattgttagataatattattatatattagtagtaagggtattttagacaattctattcttttatatatatactcattgtaaccctattaactttggTTTTATTTCATTACATGTTATGAAactctagagtggttgtttctctttttcctctttcttcctcttttcattgttaacatggtatctagagcctatttcgatcctccttgaatgatcccgcctctattccgctgtcgagttcccaacaattaggatATAATtatatagtttctcttttctaacattccaatattcagTGAGATTTTTTCGGTAAACCGTGTNNNNNNNNNNNNNNNNNNNNNNNNNNNNNNNNNNNNNNNNNNNNNNNNNNNNNNNNNNNNNNNNNNNNNNNNNNNNNNNNNNNNNNNNNNNNNNNNNNNNNNNNNNNNNNNNNNNNNNNNNNNNNNNNNNNNNNNNNNNNNNNNNNNNNGGTTTGACGCTCTAACCAACCGAGCTAAAAAGAACAATGGgtggtaaagtttactttgagaatcattattatttgcatggttattgggggattttgattgatcgttatgaagagatgattgagaattatcatcctgattttgggatctaccgtagagaagagagagactattttttatagaaaaggcaaccaccaaaagagaaaagagaagagtaaccatgTTCCCGATTTTGGgaaatcagtctcacaaaaacatcgattgcgcattcgttaaccgttggatttggctgatttttggacagtaTGTTCACAATATTCAggttcaacggtcggatcggtaaaaagacgtctgtagggggagaaatcgtgctcgcacagcaccaggttatccctaatttNNNNNNNNNNNNNNNNNNNNNNNNNNNNNNNNNNNNNNNNNNNNNNNNNNNNNNNNNNNNNNNNNNNNNNNNNNNNNNNNNNNNNNNNNNNNNNNNNNNNNNNNNNNNNNNNNNNNNNNNNNNNNNNNNNNNNNNNNNNNNNNNNNNNNNNNNNNNNNNNNNNNNNNNNNNNNNNNNNNNNNNNNNNNNNNNNNNNNNNNNNNNNNNNNNNNNNNNNNNNNNNNNNNNNNNNNNNNNNNNNNNNNNNNNNNNNNNNNNNNNNNNNNNNNNNNNNNNNNNNNNNNNNNNNNNNNNNNNNNNNNNNNNNNNNNNNNNNNNNNNNNNNNNNNNNNNNNNNNNNNNNNNNNNNNNNNNNNNNNNNNNNNNNNNNNNNNNNNNNNNNNNNNNNNNNNNNNNNNNNNNNNNNNNNNNNNNNNNNNNNNNNNNNNNNNNNNNNNNNNNNNNNNNNNNNNNNNNNNNNNNNNNNNNNNNNNNNNNNNNNNNNNNNNNNNNNNNNNNNNNNNNNNNNNNNNNNNNNNNNNNNNNNNNNNNNNNNNNNNNNNNNNNNNNNNNNNNNNNNNNNNNNNtgatttttggacagaaggtttacgacattcaggtcttcgtcttcaacagTCGGATCGGTAAACCGACGTCTGTAGGGGGGAGAAATCGTgttcgcacagcaccaggttatccctaatttattttgtctcagtgattgtgtttgtctcattatttgtatggctttgagagaaggtttggaggttcattgtgttgttttgaaaaatgggttttgtgttaatttgtatgttgggacttctttggttgaaatgtttgtgagaagtttggtttcttggactgctgttattgttgggtttgctaggtgtggggatatgagtgaggccaggaagctttttgatgttatgcctgatagagatattgttgcttctaatgttatgattgatgggtatgtgaaaatggggtgtatggatttggcgagggatttgtttgataagatgaaggataagaatgttatttcttggactagtatggttcatggttattgtgaggatgatgatgttgtggtGGGTAGGTTTATATTTGattgtatgcctgtcaagaatgtgcttagttggaatgctttgataaatggttatggtgtcaatggttgtgcgaaggaagcgttagaagtattcgcagcaatgttacgggaaggatttgaaccgaatgagataacaatgactagtgtgttatctgcttaccattgtggtttggtagaggaaggaagaagatgcttcaaagaaatggagagatttggaattgtgcctcagattgagcattatggttgtatgattgaccttctaggaagggttggatacttggatgaggctgaaaatttgatcttctgtgttgtcgctctgtctgttgcttcttctgtttgattgctaatctctctagtgatttgctttgttgcttctctctttgtttagtttggtttgatatgatttagttttgtttggttctatttggtttggtttgtttggatttggtttcgtggtgctacttctttggttgttcctatctgttgattttgatatggttgttgctccttggtttgtttggatttggtttcgtggtgctacttctttggttgttcctatctgttgattttgatatggttgttgctcattggtttgtttggatttggtttttctctttgattgttgcttcttctttggtgacatccctcttgtccccccggctgtccaaccacctcctgcgattgttgatgctcctcgttacccctctcgttatcatcttcagcatagaatcattactctaccgtttgtctcttcttctttacagattgctgatttgttcacaaagatgcattccattaaacatttttgttttttttagttgacaaactctcgatgctcctgttaatgcatcgtgagtttgaggggagatgttagataatattattatatattagtagtatgggtattttagacaattctattcttttatatatatactcattgtaaccctattaactttggTTTTGTTTCATTacatgttatgaaaccctagagtggttgtttctcttcttcctctttcttcctcttttcattgttaacaataataatatactaaACCATAAAACACGCAATACTCGATCAAAGCCAGTATTACCTTGACTCCGTAATATATCTCAATTTCGTGTTATAAAACAAGATTTTCAAATGAATTGAGAGTAAATTCAAAACAATAACATCACAGTGAACAAGCATCTAGCACATGTAAATATTTACATACACACATATTTACTCTTATATATCACTTTAAATGAACACAACTAACATGAAGTTCGATAAAATCCACCAAAATTAAAATAGCCACAACAAttcaacctaataaaattaaagtctAATAGTAGAACTTCAACCAGCAATTCAAATAGTTATTC from Cicer arietinum cultivar CDC Frontier isolate Library 1 chromosome 3, Cicar.CDCFrontier_v2.0, whole genome shotgun sequence encodes:
- the LOC113784433 gene encoding uncharacterized protein, which gives rise to MTKDKSNLNGAASDSSRPSSSFVKKVDLQIFTVELRQRETTIVSRKKLVKDTNKVNNGSFSATEQLLKLNPALESLLVGEELVDQKRYLEYSCEPKCVKPFLEYQVNDHFVLELYFEPFNASFPRPNRSSSTGNDVQFLNRHLSSIMFRKKDSLEPFCLISSELTNIKAKCHDFVKLFGAETIIICDKVLGIPLMLLFANIFNWNRVKLRYYDGGSFTGDGEDQIAEHQFRGQRIWAAAMEDLMSKGMRFANQIILIDTFYNSILIIFLLILNTTNFASGSSFWMFCRRPSNYYTLR